GATCCAGTCGGTGAGGCTGACGTCCTCGGCGAAATCGCTCGAGTGGTCCTGCGCGTAGTAGCCCGGCTTGGCCTTCTCCGCCCACTTGATGGCGCCCTTCTGCGGCGCGAGCTCGCCCATCAGCAGCTTCATCAGCGTGGTCTTGCCGACGCCGTTCTCGCCGATGATCGCCACCTTCTCGCCGGCCTCGATGGCGATCGAGAAGCGGTTGATCAGCGGCTTGTCCATGCCCTCGTAGGCGAAGGAGATGTTGTCCACCTCGCAGGCCAGGCGGTGCAGCTTGTCCTTCTCGTCGTAGTCGAAGCGGATCCACGGGTACTGGCGGGAAGACGGCTTGACGTCCTCGGGCTTGAGCTTGTCGATCAGCTTGAGGCGGCTGGTGGCCTGCTTGGCCTTGGACTTGTTGGCCGAGAAGCGGCGCACGAAGGCCTGCAGCTCCTGGATCTTGTCCTTGGCGCGGGCGTTGGCCGACGACTGGCGCTCGCGCGCCATCGTCGACGCTTCCATGTAGTCGTCGTAGTTGCCCGGGTAGATCGTGATCGTGCCGTAGTCCAGGTCGGCCATGTGGGTGCAGACCTGGTTCAGGAAGTGGCGGTCGTGCGAGATGATGACCATCGTGCAGTCGCGGTTGTTGAGCACGTCCTCGAGCCAGCGGATGGTGTTGATGTCGAGGTTGTTGGTCGGCTCGTCGAGCAGCAGGATGTCGGGGTTGGCGAACAGCGCCTGGGTGAGCAGCACGCGCAGCTTCCAGCCCGGGGCGACCTCGCTCATCGGGCCGTTGTGCAGCTCGGTGGGAATGCCCACGCCGAGCAGCAGCTCGCCGGCGCGCGCCTCGGCGGTGTAGCCGTCGTACTCGCCGACCTTGCCCTCGAGCTCGGCGGCGTGCATGTAGTCGTCCTCGGTGGCGTCCGGGTTGGCGTAGATCGCGTCGCGCTCCTTGATCGCCGCCCACAGCTCCTCGTGGCCCATCATCACCACGTCGAGCACGCGCATGTCTTCGTAGGCGAACTGGTCCTGGCGCAGGTAGGCCATGCGCTCGTGCGGATCCTTGGAGACGTTGCCTGCGCTGGGTTCGAGGATGCCGCACAGGATCTTCATGAAGGTCGACTTGCCGGCGCCGTTGGCTCCGATCAGGCCGTAGCGGTTGCCGTCGCCGAACTTGACGGAGACGTTCTCGAACAGGGGCTTGGCCCCGAACTGCTGGGTGATATTGGCTGCGACGAGCACGGAAGCGTCCTGATTTTCAGATAAAACAAAGCCTTGGATTATAGCGCAGGCTGGCGCGGGCGGGCTCGCCGGCGTGCGCGGTCAGCGTCCGGCGGGGGCGTCGCCGAGGTCGAACTCGCAGCGGTTGCGCCCGCCCTGCTTGGCGCGATACATCGCGTCGTCGGCGCGATTGACCAGGCGCTGGTAGTCGGGGTGGCCGTCGTGCATCGCGGCGCCGATGCTCACGGTAAGCCTGAGCTGCGGCCCGCCGGCGATGATCAGCGCCTCGGAGGCGATGCGCGTGCGGATCTTCTCGGCCACGCGCTTCGCATGCTGCGGATCCATCTCCACCAGCAGCACGAGGAATTCCTCGCCGCCGTAGCGGAACACGAAGTCGCCCGAACGCACGGTGTTCTGCAGGATCGCCGCCACCTGCTGCAGCACGCGGTCGCCGGCCTGATGGCCGTGCTCGTCGTTGATGCGCTTGAAGTGGTCGACGTCGATCAGCAGCAGCGCGAACGGCGTGCCCTCCGTGCGCGCGATCTCCGATTCGCGCGCCAGGATCGCAGGCAGGAAGCGCCGGTTGAGCAGCTGCGTCAGCGCATCCTTGCCCGACTCGAGATCGACCAGGTGCTCGAACATGCTCTCGACGAGGAACTTGAGTTCGCCGGTCGCCGACTGGATCTCGCGCATCAGGCGCCGCGTCTCGGCGAGGTCGTCGCTGTCGAGCTGCTGGGTACAGAGCGGCAGCAGGCTGTCGTCGATGCTGCGCATCAGGGCGCGGATCGTGCTCATCTCCGGTGCGCCGCGGAACATCGCCGACGCCTTGTGCTGCATCCACAAGCCGAAGGACGACTGGCTCACGCGCGGGAGGCTGTCGCCGGGCGCGGCGGTCATCATGGCCTGCAGGTAGCGGTTCTCCCAGTCGAGCAGTGCGCTGCGCTGGCGCTCGCGCTCGAGCGACATGTTCTGCCCGGTCGAGAAGGCGCGATAGGCCTCGTCGATGCGCGCCGTGCGCTCGTGCGAGGCGACGAAGGCCGAGCTCATGACCTCGAAGGCGAGGTCGATCAGGCTGTCGACGTAGATCACTGCCTCGACCAGATCGTCGCGGCTCAGCGTGCTCTGCGCGAGCTGACTGCCGATGCGGTTCTTCAGCAGGCGCGCGCCGCGCGCGACGATGTTCACCGGCACGTCGATGCGCGCGTGGACCTCGCCGACGTGGCGCTGCATCGCCATCGCGGTCAGGAACTGCGCGCGCGTCTCGCATGAGAACAGCGTGCTCAGCCAGCGCTGCATCGAGGCATGCAGACGGGCGTGGACGGTCTCGTTGTCGAGGAAGGCCTGCGCCTCGGGGTCCTGCATCATCCGCGTGTAGAAGCTGTCAGCCATCGACGCCTTGTGGGTCTCGACGATGTCGCGCACGGCCGTCCGCGACCGTTCGGGCGCGTGATCGAAAATATCGGACCAATCCTTCTGGATCGTCTCGTCCGTTGCAGGGGATGAATCTGGCATTTTTGTTATGAATCATACGTTTGAAGAAGTTCGCGATATTGCCACGCAACATCAAGATCTGCTGAATTGCTTGTACCCAATCCCGGCGTCTCGCCTCGCCGCCGCCGCGGGCGCGTGTCGGAATCGTCCGACGCCGGTTTCGGAGCGGGCCGATGGGCGCCAGCGCGGCCGGCGCCTAGAGTGAAGGCGTGATCCGGGGCTGCTCCGCCCGGAGCCCAGCGAGGAGAACATCATGCTGCACTACGCCGTCGTCTTCTTCGTCATCGCCCTCATCGCCGCCGTGCTCGGTTTCGGCGGCATCGCCGCCGGCGCCGCCGAGATCGCCAAGGTGCTGTTCGTCGTCTTCCTGGTGATGGCGATCGCCAGCTTCATCATCAACCTCATCAAGGGGCGATGAGGCCATGGCCCGCGTCGCGGACGGCGCCAGCCTCACCGGCCCGCTTCGGCTATGCTGGCGCCCATTCACCGCACTCCGGACCTTCGCCCATGCTGCGCATCGCCATCGTCGACGACCACCAGATCGTGCGCGCCGGCTTTCGCGAACTGCTGGCCGACGAGCTCGGCCTCGAGATCGCGTTCGAGGCGGCCTCGGGTGAGGCCGCGCTCGAAGCCCTGCGCGCGCAGCCGGTCGACGTGCTGCTGCTCGACCTGTCCCTGCCCGGCCAGAGCGGCGTCGACGTGCTGCGCGCGGTGCGCCAGCGTTTTGATGGCGTGCGCGTGCTGATGCTGTCCGGCTTTCCGGAAGAACGCTACGCGCTGGCGATGATCCGCAACGGCGCCGACGGCTACCTGTGCAAGGACTGCTCGCGCGAGGAACTGCTGCAGGCCATCCGCACCGTGGCGCAGGGCCGGCGCTACGTGTCGGCGCGCACCGCCGAGCTGCTCGCCGAGGAGCTCGGCGGCGGGGGCGGGGGCGCGCCGCACGAGAAGCTGTCCGACCGCGAGCTGCAGGTCTTCCTGCGCCTGGCGCGCGGCGAGTCGGTGTCGGACATCGCCGAGGTGCTGAACCTGAGCGTGAAGACCGTCAGCACCTACCGCACCCGCCTGCTGGAGAAGCTCGGCGTGGGCAGCAATGCCGAGCTGGCCACCTACGCGCTGCGCCACGGGCTGATCCTGGAGTAGGGAGGCGGAGCGATGACGGCGCCGCTTCGATCCGAATCCGCCGCGCCGGGGCTGCGCGTCGTGCTGATCGAGGACTCGGCGATGCTGCGTGGCATGCTCCGCGAGATGCTCGAGGAGCTCGACGGCGTCGCCGTGGTGGCCGAGGCCGAGGACGAGCAGGGCGCGCTCGCCGCGCTCGAGACCCAATGCCCCGACCTGGCGATCGTCGATCTCGAACTGCGCGCGGGCAGCGGCCTGGGCGTGCTGCGCCAGCTGCAGGCCGAGCCGGCGCGCTTCGGACGTCCGCGCGCGGTGGTGTTCTCCAACTACGGCCACGCGCCGGTGCGCGCGCGCTGCGCGCAGCTCGGCGTCGAGCGCTTCTTCGACAAATCCTTCCAGCTCGACGAGCTGATCGACTTCGTCCAGGCCGCGGTTGCGGGCTGAGCCCCTTCAGTGCATGCGCGCGAACGGTACGCGCGCGGTGATGCGCGTCCCCTGGCCCGGCGCGCTGTCGATGTCCAGACGGCCGGCGAGCATCTGCACCCGGTGCGCCATGCCGGCGAGGCCGTGGCGGTCGTCGCCGCGCGCGGCCGGGTCGAAGCCGACGCCGTTGTCCTCCACCGTCAGTTCCAGCTCGTCGCCCTCGATGCGCAGGCGCAGGCGCACGCGCGTCGCCTGCGCATAGCGGCGCACGTTGGTCAGCGCCTCCTGCGCGATGCGGTAGAGCGCGAGTGCGGTCGGAGGCGGCAGCTCGGGCAGGGACTCGGGCAGGTCGATCTCGAGCGCGCCGCCGTGCTCGCCGATGTCGCCGCTGTCGGGCAGCGCGCGCAGCGCCTCGACCAGACCGAGCTCGGACAGCAGGGGCGGGCGCAGGTCGGCCACCACCTTGCGCTTGAGCGCGATGCCCTGGTTCAGTGTGTCGAGCAGGCGGTCGAAGCGGCCGCGCAGCGGCGCCAGGCTGTCGGCCGGCAGCGTGCGCACGATCCAGCCGGCGTCTAGCTTGGCGGCCGTGAGCAGGGCACCGAGCTCGTCGTGCAGCTCGCGCGCCAGGCGTGCCTTCTCGGCTTCGCGGGCGTTGGTCAGGTAGCTGGCGAGGCTGCTGAGTTCCTGCGTGCGGTGGGCGACCTCGGTGTGCAGGCGCTCGTTCTCCGAGTGCAGCAGTTGCGCCATGCGTTCGCGCAGGCGGTCCTGACGGTACAGCACCACGACCAGCACCAGCAGCAGCGCCAGCACGCTGGCGCCGAGCACGCGGTTCATCGTGCGCGCGTCGGCAAAGCGTGCGAAGGCGCCGTCCTGGGTGGCGTCGATCTCGGCCTGGGTGGCGGCGCGCAGCGTCAGGATGCGGGCGCGGATGTCGTCGGTGACCTGCTTGCCGGTGCCGCCGTCGGGCTGGACGGCCGTGGGTGGCACGCCGCGCTCGATCGCCTGGGTGAGCAGGCTCCAGCGCATGTCGATCAGCAGCGCCAGATGGTCGACGGTCTCGCGCTGGCCTTCGTCCGTCCACGCGTCTGCGCGCAGCGCGCCCAGCGTGGCTTCGAGCCCGGCCTGGCCCTCCTGGTAGGGCCTGAGATACACCGGGTTGCGGGTGAGCAGGTAGCCGCGCACGCTCGACTCGGCGTCGAGCATCTGCAGCAGCAGGGTGTCGAGGTGATGGAGCCGAACCGAGCGCGCGCGCAAGTCCTCGAGTGCGGCGCGGCTCGACTCGGTTTGCCACTGGCCCGCGACCAGCCACGCCAGCCCGAGCACGAAGCTCAGCAGCAGCACGGCGATCAGCAGGCCCGCGCGTGGGCGCGGCAGGCGGGAGGGCGCAGGGGGCAAGGGCAGGGGCTCCGGCATCGAATCCATGAACCTGTCCTATCCTAGCCCACGCCTGCGCGAAAGTCCGGCGCACGTGCCGGCTGTGCGCAAGTCCGCGCCCTCGGCAAGCAGCGGCCTCGTCATCATGCCGGGGCCGCTGCGCGCGCTCAGGGCCGGATCGCGATGTCGTTCTTCACCGCCTTCACGCCCGGCGTGCTGCGGGCGATGTCGACCGCGCGATTGCGCTCGGCGGTGCTCTTGGCGAAGCCGGACAGCTGCACCGTGCCCTTCAGCGTCTCCACGCTGATCGCCATCGCGCTCACGGTCGGGTCTTCGGCGAACTTGGCTTTCACCCGCGTGGTGATGGTCGCGTCATCGACGTATTCGCCGACGGTCGATTGGTCGCGGGTGACGGCGCAGCCGACTGCGGTGAAGGCGAGCAGGCCGGACAGGGCGAGGGTGGCGGCGGTGTGTTTCATGGTGGTCTCCTTGGTGGATCTGTCGTTCGGGGCGGGACGGGCGTCGTCGCCCCTGCGATGCGATTCAAATGTATGCTCCCCGCCGCCTGCACGCTGTCCGACAGTGCGGATTGCGCTGTAGGACAATTCCCGCACGGCATCCCCGCCCCGATCTGTACCTTCCCGTCCCGATGCGCTTCCTTCATTCCGCCGACTGGCATCTCGGCCGTGTCTATCACGGCGTCTCCCTGCTCGAAGACCAGGCCCACGTGCTGCAGCAGTTCGTGCGCATCGCCGCCGACACCCGGCCCGACGCCATCCTGCTCGCCGGCGACATCTACGACCGCTCGGTGCCACCGGCCGACGCGGTGCGCCTGCTCGGCCTGGTGCTCGAGCAGCTGGTGCTGGAACTGAAGATCCCGGTGGTGTTGATCGCCGGCAACCATGACGGCCCCGACCGCCTCGCATTCGGCTCCGGGTTGCTGCAGCGTGCCGGGCTGGTGGTGCGCGGGCCGGTGGAGATGGACGCCGCGCCGCTGGTGCTGCGTGACGCGCACGGCGAGGTCGAGATCCACGCCCTGCCGTATGCCGAGCCGGCGCTGGTGCGCAGCGCCAGCGGGGACGAGTCGATCACCGATCATCACGCCGCGCTCGCCGCCCAGACCGCAGCGGTACGCGCCGCACGCGCGCCCGGCCGGCGTGCGGTGGTGGTCGCCCATGCCTTCGTGCAGGGCGGGGCGGAGAGCGAGTCCGAGCGCCCGCTGTCGGTCGGCGGAACGGGCGCGGTCGGCGCCGAGGTGTTCGTCGGTTTCGACTACGTGGCGCTTGGGCACCTGCACCGCCCGCAGGCGCTGGGGGGCGAGGGCGCCGAACCCTGGCGCAACGCGCGCATCCAGTACGCCGGCTCGCTGCTCAAGTACTCCTTCGCCGAGGCCGACCACGCCAAATCGGCGAACCTCGTCGAGATGGGCGCCGAGGGCAACTGCACGGTCGAGCGCATCGCGCTGGTGCCGCGCCGCGACCTGCGCATCCTCGAGGGCGAGCTCGCCGCGCTGGTGGCCGCCGCCGCCACCGACCCGGCGCGCGACGACTACCTGCTCGCCCGCCTCACCGACCAGGGCGCGCTGCTCGACGCCATGGGCAAGCTGCGCAGCGCGTATCCCAACGCGCTCGCGATCGAGCGCCCGGCGCTGATCGGCGACGGTCCGGGGCGCGCCGCCGCCGACCACCGCCGCACCCGCATCCAGGATCTCTTCGCCAGCTTTCATCAGGAGACCACCGGCGTGGCGCTGGAACCCGCCGCACAGGCCGCGCTCGATCGCGTCGTCGACCGCCTCGAACAGGAGGCGCGCGCCGCATGAAGCCGCTCAAGCTCACCCTGCAGGCCTTCGGGCCGTTTGCCGGCTGCGAAGGGGTGGATTTCACCCTGCTGCCGTCAGGCTGCCTGTTCCTCATCGCCGGCCCCACCGGCGCGGGCAAGACCTCCATCCTCGACGGCATCACCTACGCGCTCTATGGCGACACCTCGGGCGGCGAGCGCAGCGCGCGCGAGATGCGCAGCCACCATGCCGACGCCAGCGTGCAGACCGAGGTCGAATTCGAGTTCGCGCTCGGCGAGCGTCGCTACCGCGTCAAACGCATTCCCGAACAGGAGCGCGCCGCGCTGCGTGGCGACAAGCTGGTCAAGGTGCTCGCCAAGGCCGAGCTCTACCGGCTGGAAGCGGACGACGAGACGTGGATGCCGCTCGCGCACAAGACCACCGAGGTCACCGCGCTCGTCGAGGAACTGCTCGGCTTCAAGGCCGAACAGTTCCGCCAGGTCGTGCTGCTGCCGCAGGGCCAGTTTCGCAAGCTGCTGGCGGCGAGCTCGGCCGAGCGCGAGAAGATCCTCGAGACCCTGTTCGGCACCGCCACCTACAAGCGCCTGCAGGACGCGCTGAAGGCCGAGGCCGCCGCGCTGCGCGAACGTGGCGAGCAGGCCGCGCTGCAGCGCCGGACCCTGCTCGAGCAGGCGGGGGCGGACACGATCGAGGCGCTCGTCGCCCGCCGCGATGCGCTGCAGGCCGAACTGGCGACGCTGGCCGATGCCGAGCAGCAGGCGCGCACCGAGGACGCTGCCGCGCGCGCCGCGCTGCAGCAGGGGCAGGCGGTCGAGGCGCAGTTTGCCGAAGCGGCCGCGGCGAGTGTGGCGCTCGAAGCGCTCGAGGCCGGGAGGACCGAACTCGACGCCCAGCGCTTGCGCCTGGAGCAGGCCCGGCGCGCGCTACAGGTGGTGCCCGCCGACAGCGCGCTGGCCGCCGCGCGCCGTGGCGCCGAAGAGGCGCGCGAGCGCGAAGCGCGAATCGCGAACGAAGCTGCCGAAGCCGCTCGCCGCCTGAGCGCAGCGGAAACCGCGCTACAGACCGAAGTGGCGCGTGCGCCCGAGCGCGAGGCGGCGCAGCGCGAACTGCTGCGTCTGGAGGCGCTCGCCGAGACGGTGACGCGCCTCGCCCAGGCCGACACGGAGGCCCAGCGCTGCGAGGCCGCCCGCATCGCCGCCGACAAGGCGCTCGCCACCACCACCGCGCAGCAGCAGACGCTGGCCAACCGCCGCAGCGAGCTTGCGGCCCGCATCGAGGTGATTCAGCCCCTCGCCGCCGACGTCCCCGCTCTCGCGCTGCGCCTGCAGCAGGCCGAGCAGCGCGCCCAGGCGCTCGCCGCACTGGCCGCCGCGCGCGCGCAGCTCGCCCAGCGCGAGGCCAGCGAGGCCAAGGCGCGCCAGGCCTGCGATGGTGCGCAACGCGCCGCGACTGAAGCCCGCGCCGCCTTCACCGCGCTCGACACCCGCTGGCGCCAGGCCCAGGCTGCCATCCTCGCCCGCCACCTGCACGAGGGCGCGCCCTGCCCGGTGTGCGGCAGCGCCGAGCACCCCGCGCCCGCGCGCCACGAAGGCGAACTGCCCACCGAGCAGGCGCTGCAGGACGCGGCGGACGCTGCGCGCGCAGCCGAGGCGGCGCTCGATGGCGCGCGCCAGGCACTCAACGCCGCCGAGCTCGCGCGCGCCAAGGCCGCCGCCGAGGTCGACACCCGCGCGGGGGCGCTTCAACCGGCGGATACGCCGGTGGTCGCGGCAGACGAGCTCGCCGAGCTGCGCCGCCAGCTCGACGCCGCCCGCGCCGCCGCGGCGGCGCTCGCGCCGCTGCGCGAGCAGGTGATCGCGCTCGACGCCGAACTCGCCCGCGCCGCCACCGCTTGCGAGCAGGCGCGCGCGCAGTCCGTCGAGGCGGCGAGCGCGGCGCGCTCGGCGCAACACGTCGCCGACGAGCGGCGTGCCGGCGTGCCCGAAGCCTTGCGCACGCCCGCCGCGCTGCAGGCAGCGCTCGCTGGCGCGCAGGCGACGCGCGAGCGCCTCGATCGGGCCTTGCAGCAGGCGCACAGCGCCCACGGCGAAGCGGCCAGCCGCGCGGCGGGTCTGCGCGCGCAGCACGCCACGCTGGGCGAGGCCGTGCAGGCGGCCGGGGCGCGGGTCGACGAGGCGCTTGCGCAGTTCGGGATTGCATTGCAGGCAGCGGGCTTCTGGTCGGCGGGCGTTGATGCAGGTATCGGAAGTGAGGCCTTCGAGGAAGGCGATGCTGCGGCGGTGAGCCTGTCTTCGTTCGCGGGCAAGCCCGCGCCCACCGGGGGCGAGCGGGCCGATCGTGAGCTCGCGCAGGCCGAGGCGGCGTGGCGCGCGGCGCTGATCCCCGCCGAGCGCATCGCCGCGCTCGAAGCCACCATCCGCGACGCCGACCATCGCCGCGCCGCCGCCCGCGAACGCGCTGAGCGCGCCACGCTTGCCATCGCCGACCTCACCCGCCCCGACCTCGCCGCGCTCGACGCCCGCACCGCCACTGCCCGCGCCGCCGTCGAGGCCGTGCTGGCCCGCCTCGCCTACGCCCGCGGCGCGCTCGCCACGCTCGGCGAAACCCTCGCCCGCCTCGACGACATCGCCCGCCAATCCGGCGCCATCGAGGCCGAATACCGCGTCGTCGGCCATCTCGCCGACATCGCCAACGGCGCCAACGGCCGCAACCTCACCTTCCAGCGCTACGTGCTCGCCGCGCTGCTCGACGACGTGCTGCGCGCCGCCTCGCTGCGCCTGGCGGCGATGAGCCGCGGCCGCTACGAGCTCCAGCGCCGCGAGGATCTCGCCGATGCCCGCCGCGCCGGCGGTCTCGACCTCGAGGTCTTCGACGAATACACCGGCCGCACTCGCCCGGCGAGCACGCTGTCCGGCGGCGAAGGCTTCATGGCCTCGCTGTCGCTTGCGCTCGGGCTGTCCGACGTCGTCCAGGCCTACGCCGGCGGCGTGCAGCTCGACACCCTGTTCATTGACGAAGGCTTCGGCAGCCTCGACCCCGAGTCGCTCGACATGGCGATGAAGGCGCTCATCGACCTGCAGCAGCGCGGCCGCACCGTGGGCGTGATCTCGCACGTCGAGGAGATGAAGCAGCAGATCGACGTGGCGATCGAGGTGGTGCAGGGGGTGCGGGGGAGCCGGGTGAGGGTGCGGGCGTGAAGACCGACACAAGCCCATGGCATGCCAGCACGTCTGCGCGCTAGAATGCCGTCTTCTATCTTTTTGGCATAACCTGGAGTCCGACGCCATGCCTCGCAAATCCGCCCTCCGTAAAGTCGCTGCCGCTGTCGTGCTGCTCGGCGGCGTCGCCCTCATGTCCGGCTGCGCCACCGAACAATCGCGCACGCTCGAAGTCGCCAAGGTCGCTTCTGCCGGTACCACGTACAACGGTCCGCGCAGCCTCATCGCGGTGGGCAAGTTCGACAACCGCTCGAGCTTCATGCGCGGCATCTTCACCGACGGCGTCGATCGCCTCGGCAGCCAGGCCAAGACCATCCTGATCACCCACCTGCAGCAGACCGGCCGCTTCAACGTGCTCGACCGCGACAACATGCCGGAGATCAAGCAGGAGGCGGCGCTCGCCAAGTCGGCGCAGAACATCAAGGGCGCCACCTTCGTCATCACCGGCGACGTCACCGAGTTCGGCCGCAAGGAAACCGGCGACCGCCAGCTGTTCGGCATCCTCGGCCGCGGCAAGTCGCAGGTCGCCTATGCCAAGGTCAATCTCAACGTGGTCAACGTCGAGACCTCGGAGGTCGTCTATTCGACCCAGGGCGCCGGCGAATACAGCCTCGACAACCGCGAGGTGATCGGCTTCGGCGGCACCGCGAGCTACGACTCCACGCTCAACGGCAAGGTGCTCGACCTCGCCATGCGCGAGGCGGTCAATCGCCTGGTCGAGGGCATCGAGTCCGGCGCCTGGCAGCCGGGTCGCTGATCCACCCGAACCGGAACATCGACGATGAAGCGTTCCTCCCTTTCACGGCTGGCGGCCGGCGTGCCGCTCGCCGCCACTTTGCTGCTCACCGGCTGCGCCACCGGGCCCGGGCCGCTCTACTACTGGGGCGACTACCAGCCGGCGCTCTACGGGCACTTCACCAAGGAGACCGGGCCGCAGGAGCAGATCGCCAGCCTGGAAGCCGGCCTGGAGAAGGCGCGTGCCGCCGGCAAGCCGGTGCCGCCCGGATACAACGCCCACCTCGGCCTGCTCTACGCCGAGGGCGAGCAGACCGACCAGATGCTGAAGTACTTCGAGGCCGAGAAGGCGCTCTACCCCGAGAGCGCGTCCTACATGGACTTCCTGCTGGCCAAGTTCAAGCGCGCGCAATGAGGCGAACGACGATGCGATTCCGAATCCCCTCCCTCTGCCTTTCGCGCGCCGGGCTGGCCGTCGCTGCGGTCGCGGCCCTGGTCGCCACCGGCTGCGCCACGCCCACGCCCTACGACTACAGCGCCTTCAAGCAGAGCCGCCCGACCTCGATCCTGGTCCTGCCGCCGCTCAACAGCTCGCCCGACGTCGCCGCCACCTACAGCATGCTGGCGCAGGTCACCCAGCCACTGGCGGAGTCCGGCTACTACGTGCTGCCGGTCAGCCTGGTGGACGAGACCTTCCGCCAGAACGGGCTCTACAACCCGCCGGAGATGCACGAGGTCGGGCTGCAGAAGCTGCGCGAGATCTTCGGCGCCGACGCCGCGCTCTAC
This region of Thauera sp. JM12B12 genomic DNA includes:
- a CDS encoding ABC-F family ATPase; translated protein: MLVAANITQQFGAKPLFENVSVKFGDGNRYGLIGANGAGKSTFMKILCGILEPSAGNVSKDPHERMAYLRQDQFAYEDMRVLDVVMMGHEELWAAIKERDAIYANPDATEDDYMHAAELEGKVGEYDGYTAEARAGELLLGVGIPTELHNGPMSEVAPGWKLRVLLTQALFANPDILLLDEPTNNLDINTIRWLEDVLNNRDCTMVIISHDRHFLNQVCTHMADLDYGTITIYPGNYDDYMEASTMARERQSSANARAKDKIQELQAFVRRFSANKSKAKQATSRLKLIDKLKPEDVKPSSRQYPWIRFDYDEKDKLHRLACEVDNISFAYEGMDKPLINRFSIAIEAGEKVAIIGENGVGKTTLMKLLMGELAPQKGAIKWAEKAKPGYYAQDHSSDFAEDVSLTDWIAPYSRITAAATGEDNETLLRGTLGRLLFSGDEVKKSVKVISGGEQGRMLFGKLMLSRPNVLLMDEPTNHLDMESIESLNSGLEKFSGTLIFISHDREFVSSLATRIIEIKLDHQIVDYRGTYEEYLSSQGLD
- a CDS encoding diguanylate cyclase; amino-acid sequence: MPDSSPATDETIQKDWSDIFDHAPERSRTAVRDIVETHKASMADSFYTRMMQDPEAQAFLDNETVHARLHASMQRWLSTLFSCETRAQFLTAMAMQRHVGEVHARIDVPVNIVARGARLLKNRIGSQLAQSTLSRDDLVEAVIYVDSLIDLAFEVMSSAFVASHERTARIDEAYRAFSTGQNMSLERERQRSALLDWENRYLQAMMTAAPGDSLPRVSQSSFGLWMQHKASAMFRGAPEMSTIRALMRSIDDSLLPLCTQQLDSDDLAETRRLMREIQSATGELKFLVESMFEHLVDLESGKDALTQLLNRRFLPAILARESEIARTEGTPFALLLIDVDHFKRINDEHGHQAGDRVLQQVAAILQNTVRSGDFVFRYGGEEFLVLLVEMDPQHAKRVAEKIRTRIASEALIIAGGPQLRLTVSIGAAMHDGHPDYQRLVNRADDAMYRAKQGGRNRCEFDLGDAPAGR
- a CDS encoding DUF1328 domain-containing protein; this translates as MLHYAVVFFVIALIAAVLGFGGIAAGAAEIAKVLFVVFLVMAIASFIINLIKGR
- a CDS encoding response regulator transcription factor; the encoded protein is MLRIAIVDDHQIVRAGFRELLADELGLEIAFEAASGEAALEALRAQPVDVLLLDLSLPGQSGVDVLRAVRQRFDGVRVLMLSGFPEERYALAMIRNGADGYLCKDCSREELLQAIRTVAQGRRYVSARTAELLAEELGGGGGGAPHEKLSDRELQVFLRLARGESVSDIAEVLNLSVKTVSTYRTRLLEKLGVGSNAELATYALRHGLILE
- a CDS encoding response regulator encodes the protein MTAPLRSESAAPGLRVVLIEDSAMLRGMLREMLEELDGVAVVAEAEDEQGALAALETQCPDLAIVDLELRAGSGLGVLRQLQAEPARFGRPRAVVFSNYGHAPVRARCAQLGVERFFDKSFQLDELIDFVQAAVAG
- a CDS encoding CHASE3 domain-containing protein; the protein is MDSMPEPLPLPPAPSRLPRPRAGLLIAVLLLSFVLGLAWLVAGQWQTESSRAALEDLRARSVRLHHLDTLLLQMLDAESSVRGYLLTRNPVYLRPYQEGQAGLEATLGALRADAWTDEGQRETVDHLALLIDMRWSLLTQAIERGVPPTAVQPDGGTGKQVTDDIRARILTLRAATQAEIDATQDGAFARFADARTMNRVLGASVLALLLVLVVVLYRQDRLRERMAQLLHSENERLHTEVAHRTQELSSLASYLTNAREAEKARLARELHDELGALLTAAKLDAGWIVRTLPADSLAPLRGRFDRLLDTLNQGIALKRKVVADLRPPLLSELGLVEALRALPDSGDIGEHGGALEIDLPESLPELPPPTALALYRIAQEALTNVRRYAQATRVRLRLRIEGDELELTVEDNGVGFDPAARGDDRHGLAGMAHRVQMLAGRLDIDSAPGQGTRITARVPFARMH
- a CDS encoding BON domain-containing protein, encoding MKHTAATLALSGLLAFTAVGCAVTRDQSTVGEYVDDATITTRVKAKFAEDPTVSAMAISVETLKGTVQLSGFAKSTAERNRAVDIARSTPGVKAVKNDIAIRP
- a CDS encoding exonuclease SbcCD subunit D, which encodes MRFLHSADWHLGRVYHGVSLLEDQAHVLQQFVRIAADTRPDAILLAGDIYDRSVPPADAVRLLGLVLEQLVLELKIPVVLIAGNHDGPDRLAFGSGLLQRAGLVVRGPVEMDAAPLVLRDAHGEVEIHALPYAEPALVRSASGDESITDHHAALAAQTAAVRAARAPGRRAVVVAHAFVQGGAESESERPLSVGGTGAVGAEVFVGFDYVALGHLHRPQALGGEGAEPWRNARIQYAGSLLKYSFAEADHAKSANLVEMGAEGNCTVERIALVPRRDLRILEGELAALVAAAATDPARDDYLLARLTDQGALLDAMGKLRSAYPNALAIERPALIGDGPGRAAADHRRTRIQDLFASFHQETTGVALEPAAQAALDRVVDRLEQEARAA
- a CDS encoding SMC family ATPase; protein product: MKPLKLTLQAFGPFAGCEGVDFTLLPSGCLFLIAGPTGAGKTSILDGITYALYGDTSGGERSAREMRSHHADASVQTEVEFEFALGERRYRVKRIPEQERAALRGDKLVKVLAKAELYRLEADDETWMPLAHKTTEVTALVEELLGFKAEQFRQVVLLPQGQFRKLLAASSAEREKILETLFGTATYKRLQDALKAEAAALRERGEQAALQRRTLLEQAGADTIEALVARRDALQAELATLADAEQQARTEDAAARAALQQGQAVEAQFAEAAAASVALEALEAGRTELDAQRLRLEQARRALQVVPADSALAAARRGAEEAREREARIANEAAEAARRLSAAETALQTEVARAPEREAAQRELLRLEALAETVTRLAQADTEAQRCEAARIAADKALATTTAQQQTLANRRSELAARIEVIQPLAADVPALALRLQQAEQRAQALAALAAARAQLAQREASEAKARQACDGAQRAATEARAAFTALDTRWRQAQAAILARHLHEGAPCPVCGSAEHPAPARHEGELPTEQALQDAADAARAAEAALDGARQALNAAELARAKAAAEVDTRAGALQPADTPVVAADELAELRRQLDAARAAAAALAPLREQVIALDAELARAATACEQARAQSVEAASAARSAQHVADERRAGVPEALRTPAALQAALAGAQATRERLDRALQQAHSAHGEAASRAAGLRAQHATLGEAVQAAGARVDEALAQFGIALQAAGFWSAGVDAGIGSEAFEEGDAAAVSLSSFAGKPAPTGGERADRELAQAEAAWRAALIPAERIAALEATIRDADHRRAAARERAERATLAIADLTRPDLAALDARTATARAAVEAVLARLAYARGALATLGETLARLDDIARQSGAIEAEYRVVGHLADIANGANGRNLTFQRYVLAALLDDVLRAASLRLAAMSRGRYELQRREDLADARRAGGLDLEVFDEYTGRTRPASTLSGGEGFMASLSLALGLSDVVQAYAGGVQLDTLFIDEGFGSLDPESLDMAMKALIDLQQRGRTVGVISHVEEMKQQIDVAIEVVQGVRGSRVRVRA